GCATCCCTAATCATTGTTCTTAGGCTCCCTAACTGATCATCGCTTAGCTCAATCAATGCATATGAGAATTCCACATCGCCTTCCCCGCTCACCTTTGAGATAATTTTCTCCTTTAATGACATGAGTCCCCTCTCAACACTAGCCCTACTCTTCCAGGTAATTATAGCATCATTAGTTATCGCCAAGGCGTTCTCATCTCCTAGATCCCTCAGCAAGTGACTTAAGGCATCCTCGTAATTAGTATTTATCAATATTAGCAGCATACTATGGGCGGATAATATAAGCATTTTTAAGTCTGCCCAATGATCCTCTTCTGCCTTAAAGAGCGGGCATTATCATTTTTAATAAATATGGAGAGCACTTGCATGGATTCACGTAGAATTATTGTTTCTCCTTATATGGGTTCCCCACTAGTTTCTCCAATACAACTTCTGCCACTCTAATAACTGCATTTATCATTAAACTCAGAGGAAGCGAGGAATTGCTTGAGCCACGTCCAGATACGTATTCAGAATTATAAGGGAAATGAATGAAGCCGGAGACCGAGGGGAAGCCCAGCGTCGAGGAGTAGTGAAGCCCTAAATACATGACATAATTGCATAGATACGATCCAGCATAATACGATTCCCGAGCAGGTATGCCAACCTCACGTAATTTACTTACAATTAGCTTCACAGGGAGCGTGGAGATATAGGCGGGAGGGCCATCCTCAATTATCGCTTCATCATCGGCATCATACCCATCATTATCCTTACCATTAGCGATATTCAATGCGAATTTCTCCACACTAATGACTGGACTACCAGGCGCAAGACCCATGCCAATATATGCAGTTGGCTTCTCCTTACGTAACGCGTCAAGCAACATTGACTTGACGCGCGAATATGATACGGGCAAAACTAGTCCTACCAATTCAGCCCCATTTATTATCCTGCCATTAATGCTGCTTGCTATTAACCTGGTGGGGTTCTCTTCATCTCCNCCAAATGGTTCGAATCCCGTTATTAAAATCTTCACCATTAACTAATACAGCCCTAGAGAAAATATAAGTATGTTGTACCATTGAGAAACTAGAATGGCATACACTATTTTTAGAAAGTTAATGAAAGGCAAACTTAATTGACTTCTATTTCGAAACCGCTTTTCCCGTTCTTCTTCGTTAGCTCAATGGTGAGGACGCCATTCCTATAGGTCGCCTTAGCCTTGCTTGGATCCACATTAGCGGGCAAATTAACCTCCTTATAATACCTCCTATCATTGCCCTCAGCTGATACTATTAATTTATCTCCATTAACCTTTATCTTTATTTTATCCTTATCTATCCCTGGCATATCCATGACTACCTTTATCTTGTCTCCATCATCAAATACATCGGTTAATGGCTCTATATCCTCACTAATCACTGGGGCACCGCGTTCACTCCATGGCTTCACATTCCCGANCTCCCGAACAATGGGCTTACCATCGGGACCCATCGTTATTTCGAATCCATAATAATACATATTTGGCTTTCTCGAGCTTCGCTGTTGCTGCTTCTCCGCTTGCCTAAATAACTCGTCCATTTCCTTCTCTATCTCGGTCTCGAAATTATCCATGAACTTTCTTAAACGATTCCACCACTTATCAAAATCGTCGAACTCAGACATAATTGATAACGCTTATACTCCTTTTTTAAACCTTATGGATCAATACATATAGATAGAAATAAGGATGGACCCTCAAGTAATCGGGTTACTTGCCCCCTTGAGTACTATCCATAAATCTCGATGCCCAAGATGATTGGGAGCACGGCGTGCATATTGGCATTTATAAATAAGTTTTTAAATTGCTTGACCCGCGCTTATGGCTATGAGGGCAGGAATATTATTCATTGCCTTATTAATGATGGCGGGAGTTGTCCTTGGGATCCAGGGATGGAGCGTGAAGCAAGTATATACGAAATCCGTTACAATACACGCATTGGCGGTCACCAGCAATAATAGCGGTGCCGTGATAAACATAACGGTAACCGCCATAACTCCTGGCTCGGGCAATATATATGTCGCGACTTCGCCGTTGCCAATAGGAGAGGGGGGCTCCTTCATATCATCCAGTCAAATGGCTGCAATAATGGCCGCATCCATGGCTAATATTCCATTCACTAAATACGATTTCTTCATCAACACTACATCTAACACGCTTGAGATCGGCGGGCCATCGGCAAGCGGTTACATGACCATCGGGATATTCTCTTTACTAGATAATAGGACGCTCAATTCATCAGTAACCATGACCGGCATGATAATGCCCGATGGCACTATTGGACCGGTGGGAGGAATACCTGATAAGATAAGGGCGGCGGCCAGCATGGGCTATAAGGTAGTTTTGGTTCCGTATGGGCAGCAAATATATACTTCGCCCACGTCTCCCCCAGTTAACTTGATATCATTAGGGAAGCAATTAGGAGTAACGGTTATTCCGGTTAGTACAATTTATCAAGCTGCTCATTACTTGACAGGCGTAGGTCTGCCTCCGAATGAGACATTGAGCTTGCCGATTCAATATATAAACATGACAAGATACCTTTATGAAACCCTCCTCCTAAATAAAAGCATTATACCAAATGGCACTATTGAGGCGGCCGAGTACTATGCAAATCAAGATAATTACTATACTGCTGCCAGCTTACTTTATAGCGCATTAATAAATTACTATCAATCCAAGTTCTCCTCATTAACTTCATCGCAGATAAGGAATGAGGCCAATAGCATTAATTCAACAATTAATAATTACTTGGACTTGCTTAATCATACGACGGTGACCAGCGTCAACATTGATGTGATGGTTGGGATGTATGACAGAATATATCAAGCACAGCAATTGCTTAATCAATCAATTTCTAATCTAGACATAGGAAACATCCAGGATGCGGCATCCAATTTATCCGCCGCATATGTACGCGTTGATACATTGCAGTATTGGTATGCATTGCTTAAGGGAATAAAGGGCGGATATGTTATACCTAGGCAATTATTATATAAGGTGTCTCAAGACTACTTGACTTACGCTGAATCAACTGTGACTTACCTGTATTCGTTAACTCAGGCGGAGGGCTTGTCCGCATTCTTTGCCGGCAATATAAATCAATTATTAACGGAGGTAAACAATGCCCAAGTATACTTTGGCGAGGGCAATTACTTAATGGCCCTAAGCAATAGCCTCGACGTCATATCGGAGACCAGCACAATGCTTCACTTGATATTCATGTCCTCCCAATCAACTTCATACGAAACTGGATTATTAACTACAGTTAGGCAATTGGCCCTCTACTCCACAAGCAGGCTAGAGGCGTGCAATGCTACTCCGCTTCTTCCTCTCTCCTATATACAATACGGCGATTATTGGTATAGCCAATTTAATTCCACTAAAGCAAACTCCACTTTTGCGGCCTCCAACTACTTCAATAATGCCCTTAACTTGTATGAGATGTCGGCTGCGTACTCCAATGTAGTGCTTCAATTATTGAGAACGGTGTCGGCCTGTAATGCATCATACTCAATAACTATACCAACAATAAATACATCACTTACTTCAGTATCGGCTCCTCAGCCAACTGTATCCACCTTAACTCAATCAATGGTGATTAATCCGCTAACATTCACGATAGGAATGATATGCATCCTAATAGCCTTAGCCATTTTAGTTAAATTTGGACACTAAGGTTTCCACTGTCTCGACGTGGGGAACCAATGCTGGAGGTACTCTATTGCTTGTTATTTTTGTTTTTTAATTTCTCTAGTTCACTCAACGGAAGCGGCGTCTCTATTTCAGTGCCATCCAACGTAACTATCAGCGAGCCGGTGCTTGTCTCCTCCCAACGAATTATATCATTCCACTCAACGAATAGATCTAGGCCCCTAGCCACATCTATATATATTCCATTATCATAAAGAGAACAATTACCGAAGACGCCAATCATGTTGCCCCACTTCTTCCTATTAAAGCGTCTAACGATTATTATTAATGGATATATTATCACCAGCGCTGCTATTAATAAAAAGAAACGAATAGGACCGGTTACGAATAACGATAATACCATTAATACCCCAGTGAGGGGCACTATCAATAATACTGCTCGTAATCGTTCTCCAAGAGCCACGCCGATATCCATTAATCCAACTCGTCAAGATAATAATTAAATATTTTTCCAGACAAAACAAGACCCTAAACCCGGTAAGGGAGCCCCTCTTTGAGCATTCCATTGATCTGCGACCCATCACATTAAATTTAGGCTCAAGCGATTCATTGAGTTAAATTAATAAAAACAATATAATGATTGGTAATCAAGTGATGAAAGCTGGTATTGCGGAATTAGTGTGACGAGTGATACCAAGTCTGATATAGAGCTAAATAGTTAAGCATTTAAGGGGGTGTTAAGACCTGAACTGAGCCCTAGTTGGGTAGGCGATCGCGGGCGCGGGGCCATCACGGCAACGGGTGGCCTCAGGAAACTCCCCCAAGCATGCATGGGCCCCCGGGGCAACCCGACGGGTAAAACCGTTAAAGGGGGCGCTGGTCCAAATAGGGGCTTGTGAAGGAACCATGCGGCGAGGCCCGGGTAGGACCTTAGACCAATGCTACAGAAGGGGGGTTATGATCGCCTACTCAACTAGGGCGGCCAAAATACTTT
The DNA window shown above is from Thermocladium sp. ECH_B and carries:
- a CDS encoding heat-shock protein Hsp20 codes for the protein MSEFDDFDKWWNRLRKFMDNFETEIEKEMDELFRQAEKQQQRSSRKPNMYYYGFEITMGPDGKPIVREXGNVKPWSERGAPVISEDIEPLTDVFDDGDKIKVVMDMPGIDKDKIKIKVNGDKLIVSAEGNDRRYYKEVNLPANVDPSKAKATYRNGVLTIELTKKNGKSGFEIEVN